A single genomic interval of Caldanaerovirga acetigignens harbors:
- a CDS encoding betaine/proline/choline family ABC transporter ATP-binding protein (Members of the family are the ATP-binding subunit of ABC transporters for substrates such as betaine, L-proline or other amino acids, choline, carnitine, etc. The substrate specificity is best determined from the substrate-binding subunit, rather than this subunit, as it interacts with the permease subunit and not with substrate directly.) has translation MIRFENIVKTYGETEILKGINLEIKDNELVVLIGPSGCGKTTSLKMINRLIKPTSGKIFINGQDISQINPIQLRRNIGYVIQQIGLLPHMTVGQNIELVPLLKNWPKKKRIEKVKELMHLVGMPPEEYMNRYPKELSGGQQQRIGVARALAADPHIILMDEPFSALDPITRSQLQEELYELQQKLQKTIVFVTHDMDEALKLGDRICIMKDGKVVQFDTPEEILKNPADEFVENFIGKRRMWIQSEYVLAKDIMITNPIKALPSRTLAQAIEIMSNSGVDSILVVNKENQLLGIVTVEDIRANKNTAKRIEEIYTRNVYTVKPDDSILDVLKLMAQKNIGYVPVVDEDSLLQGLITRSALVNYLGANYAE, from the coding sequence TTGATAAGATTTGAAAATATAGTTAAAACATATGGAGAAACTGAAATACTAAAAGGAATAAATTTAGAAATAAAAGATAACGAATTGGTGGTTTTGATAGGACCGAGTGGTTGTGGGAAAACCACTTCGTTGAAAATGATAAATCGCTTAATTAAACCAACTTCTGGTAAGATATTTATAAACGGCCAAGATATTTCTCAGATAAATCCAATCCAACTTCGCAGGAATATTGGATACGTGATTCAGCAAATTGGTTTACTTCCCCACATGACAGTTGGGCAAAATATAGAATTAGTTCCTTTGCTTAAAAATTGGCCAAAAAAGAAGAGAATTGAAAAAGTAAAGGAATTAATGCATCTTGTAGGAATGCCTCCAGAAGAATATATGAATAGATACCCAAAAGAATTATCCGGTGGACAACAACAGAGGATAGGAGTTGCACGGGCTTTGGCTGCAGATCCACACATCATTTTAATGGATGAACCTTTTAGTGCACTGGACCCTATTACAAGGTCTCAGTTACAAGAAGAACTTTATGAATTGCAGCAAAAGTTGCAAAAAACCATTGTATTTGTAACTCACGATATGGATGAGGCGTTAAAATTAGGTGACAGGATCTGTATAATGAAAGATGGAAAAGTAGTGCAATTTGATACTCCCGAAGAAATATTAAAAAATCCGGCAGATGAATTTGTGGAGAATTTTATAGGAAAAAGACGAATGTGGATACAATCAGAGTATGTTTTAGCAAAAGATATTATGATTACCAATCCAATAAAGGCTCTTCCTTCCAGGACTCTTGCACAAGCAATAGAAATTATGAGTAATAGTGGTGTTGATAGTATTTTAGTGGTAAATAAAGAAAATCAACTTTTAGGCATAGTAACAGTGGAGGATATAAGGGCTAATAAAAACACTGCAAAACGGATAGAAGAGATTTATACTCGAAATGTTTATACAGTTAAACCTGATGATTCAATTTTAGATGTCCTTAAATTGATGGCGCAAAAAAATATAGGTTATGTACCAGTAGTGGATGAAGATAGTTTGCTCCAAGGTTTGATTACGCGAAGTGCCCTGGTAAATTATTTAGGTGCAAATTATGCAGAATAG
- a CDS encoding uroporphyrinogen decarboxylase family protein: MDAKKLRDYREKLFRDVYSGVIPDRFPVSDGLSPEFLIEYAGKDFLITQYQYTAELLIEIGEKAMELVRGDNFAMAWARNPISLMFQKSKSFVMSKTGMIQHPEISGLEEEEYDEFIKNPFDFIVEKIMPRYNAALDADPVTRSINFTRIVFAQMDQQRAFDIANNYLIEKYGFFSPPPGTMGLQMIPFDFLADFCRGFTKIVLDIKRCPEKVLEAVEALMPMAIWMGMTPEVSIFGANMIMTHMPTFLNQKDFEKFYWPTFYKLCYICAERGQAVWIFCEDDWTRYIDYLQELPPGTRLHMEYGDPKLFKEKLGKKMVLSGFYPITLLKTGTKQQCIDKAKELIDILAPGGNYIFGFDKHAMSINDINPENYVAVMEYVLENAKYENPGRPVTTEKREDAVKKFSHEYPPFKSKYIVPFEEFIKDYPVVDERVVPYMKTAYEKYTGMVIPYLFIL; encoded by the coding sequence ATGGATGCCAAGAAATTGAGAGATTACCGTGAAAAGCTCTTTAGAGACGTATATTCCGGCGTTATTCCCGATAGATTTCCTGTCAGCGACGGTCTGAGCCCCGAGTTTTTGATTGAATACGCAGGTAAGGACTTTTTGATTACCCAGTACCAGTACACTGCAGAACTCTTGATAGAAATTGGCGAAAAAGCGATGGAGCTCGTTCGAGGCGACAACTTTGCGATGGCTTGGGCGAGGAATCCCATCTCACTTATGTTTCAAAAATCAAAGTCATTTGTGATGAGCAAGACAGGAATGATTCAGCACCCCGAAATATCGGGCTTGGAAGAAGAAGAATACGATGAGTTCATCAAAAATCCCTTCGATTTTATTGTAGAAAAAATCATGCCCCGCTATAACGCCGCCCTGGATGCGGACCCGGTAACAAGATCCATAAATTTTACGAGGATAGTCTTTGCGCAGATGGATCAACAAAGGGCTTTTGACATAGCTAACAATTACCTTATTGAAAAATACGGATTCTTTTCACCTCCACCTGGTACGATGGGGCTTCAGATGATACCCTTTGATTTTCTTGCAGATTTCTGCAGGGGCTTTACAAAGATCGTACTAGATATAAAGCGCTGTCCTGAAAAGGTCCTCGAGGCTGTGGAAGCATTGATGCCTATGGCGATTTGGATGGGAATGACGCCTGAAGTCTCTATATTTGGTGCAAACATGATAATGACGCACATGCCTACATTTTTAAACCAAAAGGACTTTGAAAAATTTTACTGGCCGACCTTTTATAAACTATGTTACATCTGTGCTGAAAGAGGGCAAGCAGTTTGGATATTCTGCGAGGACGATTGGACACGCTATATAGATTATCTCCAGGAATTGCCACCTGGCACGCGCCTGCACATGGAATACGGCGATCCGAAACTATTTAAGGAAAAGTTAGGCAAAAAAATGGTATTGAGCGGTTTTTATCCGATAACATTATTGAAAACCGGGACTAAGCAGCAATGCATAGATAAGGCTAAGGAGCTCATAGATATATTGGCTCCGGGCGGCAACTACATCTTTGGATTTGATAAACACGCAATGAGTATCAACGACATTAACCCTGAGAATTATGTAGCAGTTATGGAATACGTACTGGAAAATGCCAAATATGAAAATCCAGGTCGGCCGGTTACTACCGAAAAGAGAGAAGATGCAGTTAAAAAGTTTTCCCATGAGTATCCTCCCTTTAAGTCCAAATATATTGTCCCATTTGAAGAATTTATAAAGGACTACCCCGTTGTAGATGAAAGAGTTGTTCCATACATGAAAACTGCTTACGAAAAGTATACCGGCATGGTCATACCGTATTTGTTCATCCTATGA
- a CDS encoding glycine betaine ABC transporter substrate-binding protein has product MKRILLFGLVFILTVTFVTSCGVGNSQRDASDTIVVGSKNFTEQIIVANMVADMIEAHTNLKVVRKLNLGGTNVNFEAIKRGGANNGIDIYVEYTGTGLVDILGMGPTTDPEKAYETVKKEYKDKWNIVWLKPLGFNNTYTLAVKDELARQYNLKTFSDLAKISDKFILGASMEFLERPDGYPGLQKVYDFKFKDAKSMDIGIRYTAIDNNEVQVIDAFATDGLLVSHKLKILEDDKHFFPPYYAAPIIRQDVLDKHPELEYVLNKLANKISDEEMQKLNYKVDGEGQDPAKVAKEFLKEKGLI; this is encoded by the coding sequence ATGAAGAGAATTTTGTTATTCGGTTTGGTTTTTATTTTAACTGTTACTTTCGTGACATCTTGCGGTGTTGGAAATTCTCAAAGGGATGCAAGTGATACTATAGTTGTAGGATCAAAAAATTTCACAGAGCAAATTATCGTAGCTAATATGGTGGCTGACATGATTGAAGCACATACTAATCTAAAAGTAGTACGAAAACTAAACCTTGGCGGTACAAATGTAAACTTTGAAGCGATAAAAAGGGGAGGTGCGAATAACGGAATAGATATTTATGTTGAATATACAGGGACAGGCTTGGTGGACATATTAGGGATGGGACCTACTACTGATCCAGAAAAAGCTTATGAAACAGTGAAGAAAGAATATAAAGACAAATGGAATATAGTATGGTTGAAGCCCTTGGGATTCAATAATACCTATACATTAGCTGTTAAGGATGAATTGGCAAGGCAATATAATTTGAAGACTTTTTCAGATTTAGCTAAAATTAGCGATAAATTTATTCTGGGAGCTTCAATGGAGTTTTTGGAAAGACCTGATGGCTATCCTGGTTTACAAAAAGTGTATGATTTTAAGTTTAAAGATGCAAAATCCATGGATATAGGTATAAGATATACAGCGATAGATAATAACGAAGTCCAGGTTATTGATGCTTTTGCTACTGATGGATTGCTGGTATCTCATAAACTAAAAATACTAGAAGATGATAAACACTTTTTCCCGCCTTATTATGCTGCACCAATTATTAGGCAAGATGTGCTAGACAAACACCCTGAATTAGAGTATGTTCTCAACAAATTGGCAAATAAGATTTCTGATGAAGAAATGCAAAAACTTAATTACAAGGTCGATGGTGAAGGACAAGATCCCGCGAAGGTAGCAAAAGAATTTTTAAAAGAAAAGGGATTAATTTAG
- a CDS encoding ABC transporter permease, translating into MLVEYINFMKDRADDILVLTTQHIQLSVMALIIAIAIGVPLGILIAKFPKTSSFIIGLANAVQAIPSLALLGFLVPFLGIGSTPSIVMIVMYTLLPIIKNTYTGLVNIDKAILEAGKGMGMTEVQLMRMVQLPLALPVIMAGIRIAAVTAVGFTTLAALIGAGGLGQLIYRGISMVNNHMILAGAIPAMILALLIDYILLLVEKLVTPKGIK; encoded by the coding sequence GTGTTGGTAGAGTATATAAATTTTATGAAAGATAGAGCTGACGATATTTTAGTTTTAACAACTCAGCATATTCAATTATCTGTTATGGCTCTGATTATAGCTATAGCTATAGGAGTACCATTAGGTATCTTGATTGCAAAATTTCCTAAAACTTCTTCATTTATCATTGGGTTAGCCAATGCTGTACAGGCAATTCCTAGTTTAGCTTTATTGGGATTTTTAGTGCCTTTTTTAGGTATAGGTTCAACTCCTTCAATAGTTATGATAGTTATGTATACGTTACTACCAATTATAAAAAATACCTATACTGGTCTTGTCAATATAGATAAAGCTATTCTCGAAGCAGGTAAAGGTATGGGAATGACGGAGGTACAATTAATGAGGATGGTACAACTGCCATTAGCTTTACCTGTTATAATGGCAGGTATTCGAATAGCAGCTGTGACAGCCGTTGGATTTACTACTTTAGCAGCGTTGATTGGAGCCGGTGGTTTAGGACAATTGATTTACAGAGGTATATCTATGGTGAATAACCATATGATACTAGCAGGTGCAATACCGGCAATGATTTTGGCGCTTTTGATAGACTATATTTTACTCTTAGTTGAGAAACTAGTGACTCCAAAGGGGATAAAGTAA
- a CDS encoding DUF3842 family protein has translation MKNDNSSCGWDGGGIGSQIVSLLRQDLPPELKIYALGTNSVATLSMMKEKANKGATGENAILYNINKVDVIVGSLGIVIPNCMMGEITPKIAEAIASCRAKKILIPLIDNEDITVLGIEKKAAFSCY, from the coding sequence ATGAAAAATGATAATAGCAGTTGTGGATGGGATGGGGGTGGTATAGGTAGCCAAATTGTATCGTTGTTAAGGCAGGATTTGCCTCCTGAACTAAAAATATACGCCTTAGGGACCAATTCAGTCGCAACTTTGAGTATGATGAAAGAAAAAGCTAACAAGGGTGCAACAGGGGAAAACGCAATCCTCTACAATATAAATAAAGTTGATGTGATTGTAGGCTCCTTGGGAATAGTAATCCCGAATTGTATGATGGGAGAGATAACGCCTAAAATCGCGGAAGCCATAGCATCCTGCAGGGCAAAAAAAATCCTGATACCCCTTATAGACAATGAAGATATAACTGTTCTAGGAATAGAAAAAAAAGCCGCTTTTTCTTGCTATTAA
- a CDS encoding RtcB family protein encodes MKEKLKLVSTNCYSFTNSETNVEINVYLNPRLFQDFVEDEAINQLYNASLLPGVVSPVIGMPDIHTGFGLPIGGVMATDYEKGVVSAGAVGMDINCGVRLITTKIDANEIDKEKISKILNKISSRVPSGVGKSSALKSLRKPDLDAIANLGVEYFLRAGYGRKEDLERIEDKGCIKGADAGAIPKSARERADQLATIGGGNHFIEIGRVSKVFDEELSSRFGLFKNMMYVLIHTGSRGLGHQICTDYSRIMWEHSEKNGTRAPVKGLACAPVFSEDGQNYLKAMACAANYAFCNRQLITHFVREAFVEILKRPESELGLDLLYDVAHNIAKKEKHGKKWLLVHRKGATRALPAGHADNPTCYRDTGHPAIIPGSMGTASYVLVGLSEIYRTFCSVNHGAGRVMSRRRAKSEFTKEELLEQTKNVVIASSNLKALLDEAPLAYKDIDEVVFTLVDAGLTKPVVKLKPMGVLKGEGEES; translated from the coding sequence ATGAAGGAAAAATTAAAACTTGTATCGACAAATTGCTATTCTTTTACTAATAGCGAAACGAACGTTGAAATCAACGTATACCTCAACCCCAGGCTGTTTCAGGATTTTGTGGAAGATGAGGCCATAAACCAGCTTTACAATGCGTCGCTACTTCCCGGAGTGGTAAGCCCGGTTATAGGGATGCCAGACATCCACACCGGGTTTGGGCTTCCTATTGGAGGCGTAATGGCTACCGATTACGAAAAGGGCGTGGTTTCGGCAGGGGCCGTCGGGATGGACATTAATTGCGGCGTAAGGCTTATTACTACAAAGATTGATGCCAACGAAATTGATAAGGAGAAAATATCAAAAATATTAAACAAAATTTCTTCTCGGGTACCTTCGGGAGTTGGCAAATCTAGTGCTCTTAAGTCTTTGCGAAAGCCGGATTTAGATGCAATTGCAAACCTGGGTGTGGAGTATTTTCTTAGGGCGGGTTACGGCAGGAAGGAAGATCTTGAAAGGATAGAGGATAAGGGTTGCATAAAAGGGGCAGATGCGGGGGCTATACCTAAGTCGGCCCGCGAAAGAGCTGACCAGCTTGCAACCATCGGCGGCGGGAATCACTTCATAGAAATCGGAAGGGTTTCAAAGGTTTTCGACGAGGAACTATCGTCGCGTTTCGGACTTTTTAAAAATATGATGTATGTGCTAATTCACACCGGCAGCCGAGGACTAGGACACCAGATTTGCACCGATTACTCGAGGATTATGTGGGAACATTCGGAGAAAAACGGAACCAGGGCACCGGTGAAGGGCCTTGCCTGCGCGCCGGTTTTTTCGGAAGATGGTCAGAACTACCTGAAAGCAATGGCATGCGCTGCCAATTATGCTTTCTGCAACCGCCAACTCATAACCCATTTCGTGCGGGAGGCATTTGTGGAAATCTTGAAAAGGCCCGAATCGGAACTTGGTCTGGACCTTCTTTACGATGTGGCCCATAATATTGCGAAAAAAGAAAAGCACGGCAAAAAATGGCTCCTGGTCCACCGTAAAGGAGCCACCAGGGCGCTTCCCGCTGGGCACGCTGATAATCCTACTTGTTACCGCGATACAGGCCATCCGGCCATAATTCCGGGCAGTATGGGCACAGCTTCCTACGTGCTTGTCGGCCTTTCTGAAATATATCGAACGTTCTGTTCGGTAAATCACGGGGCTGGCAGGGTTATGTCCCGGCGAAGAGCGAAAAGCGAATTTACAAAAGAGGAGCTTCTCGAGCAGACCAAAAACGTGGTAATAGCGTCAAGCAATCTGAAAGCCCTGCTCGATGAAGCCCCCCTGGCCTATAAGGACATCGACGAAGTGGTATTTACATTGGTTGATGCAGGACTTACAAAGCCCGTGGTGAAATTAAAACCGATGGGGGTTTTAAAAGGAGAGGGCGAAGAATCATAA
- a CDS encoding CooT family nickel-binding protein: protein MCESRVYLYEKGEEKEIMDNVIFIEPQGDKIFMYNLLGEQKILDAQIKEIKLLEHKIILESRKDEK from the coding sequence GTGTGTGAATCGAGGGTGTACCTTTACGAAAAGGGCGAAGAAAAGGAGATAATGGACAATGTGATTTTTATAGAGCCACAGGGTGACAAAATCTTTATGTATAATCTCTTGGGAGAACAAAAAATTCTAGATGCCCAAATAAAAGAAATAAAGCTCCTGGAACATAAGATTATACTGGAAAGCAGGAAAGATGAAAAATGA
- a CDS encoding carbon-nitrogen family hydrolase: MLKISVLQMDVVYGEPEENRKKVEKLLKEALKVKVKPDIILLPEMWNTGYALERLSDIADREGNPTIDWMKKVAKENRINIIAGSIADIRGEGSDEVKRVYNTAYAINRSGEVVARYDKVHRFRLMNEEKYFSPGEKVVTFELDGIKCGIAICYDIRFPEFIRKIALLGAQILFVPAQWPKPREMHWRLLNIVRAIENQFFVVGANRVGREGKAEFPGCSIVVDPWGEVLLEADEREGVFEAVIDLSAVEQVRKRIPIFEDRRPDVY; the protein is encoded by the coding sequence ATGTTAAAAATTAGTGTACTTCAGATGGATGTGGTTTATGGGGAGCCTGAGGAAAACCGAAAAAAAGTTGAGAAATTGCTTAAAGAAGCTTTAAAGGTAAAGGTGAAACCTGATATCATTTTACTTCCGGAAATGTGGAATACCGGCTATGCTCTGGAAAGGCTCTCGGATATAGCCGACAGGGAAGGAAATCCCACTATAGATTGGATGAAAAAAGTTGCAAAGGAAAACCGCATTAATATAATAGCCGGCTCGATAGCAGACATAAGAGGTGAGGGATCTGATGAGGTTAAAAGGGTTTACAATACGGCTTATGCAATAAATAGAAGCGGAGAGGTAGTGGCGCGCTATGATAAGGTACATAGGTTCAGGTTAATGAATGAAGAAAAATACTTTTCACCGGGAGAAAAGGTGGTAACCTTCGAATTAGACGGAATAAAGTGCGGAATTGCTATATGTTACGATATAAGGTTTCCCGAATTTATAAGGAAAATTGCCCTGCTCGGGGCCCAAATCCTTTTTGTGCCGGCCCAGTGGCCTAAGCCTCGGGAGATGCACTGGAGGCTTCTGAACATTGTGAGGGCCATAGAAAATCAGTTTTTCGTGGTGGGAGCAAACCGGGTAGGGAGGGAAGGCAAAGCAGAATTTCCCGGGTGCTCCATCGTCGTTGACCCCTGGGGTGAAGTGCTGCTGGAAGCCGACGAAAGGGAGGGCGTTTTCGAGGCTGTAATTGACCTGTCGGCGGTAGAACAAGTGAGGAAACGCATACCCATTTTTGAAGATCGAAGGCCCGATGTATATTAA
- the splB gene encoding spore photoproduct lyase gives MLPFIPKRAYFEREALNYPLGRNIYYKLQEMGVDVNFTTSHNKVLGIPGKTPQEAYMEAKRTLVVGVRKTLEFETCKPSAHYQLPLVTSCIGECEYCYLNTTLGKKPYLRVYVNLDEILERAKKYIEERSPEVTIFEGSATSDPLPVEPYTGALKKTIEFFAIQEKGFFRFVTKFTNIDSLLDAEHGGKTTFRFSINSENIIKKFEHNTPPLEERIRAAKKVALADYHLGFIIGPIFYYPGWKYDYGEMLEKLSLGLSESAKKAIEFELITHRFTARAKKNILAVFPKTKVPLDEEERVFKFGQFGYGKYVYPPDKMRELKEFFELKIREYFPDATLLYFV, from the coding sequence ATGTTACCCTTTATCCCCAAAAGGGCCTACTTTGAGCGCGAAGCTTTAAATTATCCATTAGGCAGGAATATTTACTACAAACTTCAGGAGATGGGTGTTGACGTAAACTTCACTACTTCCCACAACAAAGTTTTGGGCATCCCCGGTAAAACGCCCCAGGAAGCTTACATGGAAGCCAAAAGGACCCTGGTAGTAGGTGTGCGCAAAACTTTAGAATTTGAAACATGTAAACCTTCCGCCCATTACCAGTTGCCGCTCGTGACTAGCTGCATAGGTGAATGTGAATATTGTTACCTCAACACCACTCTTGGTAAAAAGCCTTACTTAAGGGTCTATGTGAACCTGGACGAAATCCTGGAACGGGCGAAAAAATATATAGAAGAAAGGTCACCTGAGGTCACCATCTTCGAAGGGTCTGCCACTTCGGACCCTTTGCCTGTAGAACCTTATACCGGCGCCCTTAAAAAAACCATCGAGTTTTTCGCTATACAGGAAAAGGGCTTTTTTCGGTTCGTGACAAAATTTACTAATATAGATTCGCTACTCGATGCCGAGCACGGCGGGAAAACCACTTTTCGTTTTAGCATCAATTCCGAAAACATAATAAAAAAATTTGAGCACAATACCCCGCCCTTGGAAGAAAGAATTCGAGCTGCCAAAAAGGTAGCCCTTGCCGACTATCACTTAGGCTTTATCATCGGCCCAATTTTTTATTACCCCGGTTGGAAATACGATTATGGCGAAATGCTTGAAAAATTAAGTCTGGGACTTTCGGAAAGTGCAAAAAAAGCAATAGAATTTGAACTTATAACCCACCGGTTCACGGCGAGGGCAAAAAAGAACATACTTGCCGTTTTTCCAAAAACCAAGGTTCCCCTCGATGAGGAAGAAAGAGTTTTCAAATTCGGCCAGTTCGGCTACGGAAAATACGTGTACCCTCCTGACAAGATGAGGGAACTCAAGGAATTCTTTGAATTAAAAATCCGGGAATACTTCCCGGACGCTACACTTCTATATTTTGTATAA
- a CDS encoding uroporphyrinogen decarboxylase family protein, producing the protein MTKDPKKLAEERLARFEAAINLQEPDRVPCSGIGGDIIPKYAGITQYEMCYDYEKAMKASEKFMRDFPFDMAMAGTPGLDGRVFCLAFIEFPDISPALTLITGPLHDILGDKYYRYPGREISENTSPQFIGGTFMEADEYDKLIEDPVKFVAETVLPRACRNLETPRKAMATWVRLGMELSRSAGYAFQFGKIAAELGYPAIPMGWGYAPLDMIGDFLRGVENLILDIRRYPDKVKKAAEALVEPLINYSLSFKAMGAKYAMFPLHLNEYLSPELYKEFYWPYLKAIILKLLDEGIKSWVFFEGRHDAHLETILELPKGWGIAYFEKTDVVKAKQLLKGHTCVMGGIPIGLLVGGTPDSIKEYIKNLLEQVKPGGGFILAAGVASAPADTPVENIKAVIEAVELYG; encoded by the coding sequence ATGACGAAAGACCCAAAAAAACTTGCTGAAGAAAGACTTGCTCGTTTCGAGGCGGCCATTAACCTTCAGGAACCAGACAGGGTCCCGTGTTCAGGAATAGGCGGAGACATCATACCAAAATATGCGGGAATTACCCAATATGAAATGTGCTACGACTATGAGAAAGCAATGAAAGCATCGGAAAAATTTATGAGGGATTTTCCGTTCGACATGGCCATGGCGGGTACCCCTGGGCTGGATGGAAGGGTATTTTGCCTTGCTTTTATAGAGTTCCCCGATATATCTCCTGCTCTGACCTTAATAACTGGCCCACTGCATGATATATTGGGTGACAAATACTACAGATATCCAGGAAGAGAAATTAGCGAGAACACCTCGCCGCAGTTTATAGGAGGAACTTTCATGGAAGCCGACGAATACGATAAGCTCATAGAAGACCCTGTAAAATTTGTGGCTGAGACTGTCCTTCCGAGGGCTTGCAGGAATCTGGAGACTCCTCGCAAGGCTATGGCTACTTGGGTGCGGTTGGGGATGGAACTTTCAAGAAGTGCCGGGTATGCCTTTCAATTCGGAAAAATAGCCGCTGAACTTGGTTACCCGGCCATACCCATGGGCTGGGGCTATGCGCCTCTTGACATGATTGGAGACTTCTTGAGAGGGGTTGAAAACTTAATATTGGATATACGAAGGTATCCGGATAAAGTTAAAAAAGCTGCTGAAGCGCTGGTTGAACCTTTGATAAACTACTCGTTGTCTTTTAAGGCTATGGGAGCAAAATATGCCATGTTCCCTCTCCACCTCAATGAATACCTTTCGCCCGAACTTTACAAGGAGTTTTACTGGCCGTACCTAAAGGCCATTATACTCAAGCTGTTAGATGAAGGCATTAAATCATGGGTGTTTTTCGAAGGACGTCATGATGCCCATCTAGAAACGATTTTGGAACTGCCTAAAGGATGGGGAATAGCTTATTTTGAAAAAACCGATGTGGTAAAAGCAAAACAACTCCTCAAAGGTCATACCTGCGTGATGGGTGGAATTCCCATAGGACTGCTGGTTGGAGGAACCCCAGATAGTATAAAGGAATACATTAAAAACTTGCTTGAGCAGGTAAAACCCGGAGGAGGCTTCATACTAGCAGCAGGAGTGGCTTCTGCACCGGCAGATACTCCGGTGGAAAACATTAAAGCGGTAATAGAAGCTGTTGAACTGTATGGTTGA
- a CDS encoding TrkA C-terminal domain-containing protein — MSEIVRPRYEYIAFDIAKRIVEGEFNEDERLYGRSNLAGLYKVSPETIRRAISLLQDMGVVVSEQGKGVIVKSKEAARRYINQFNEKKTLEVLKNELVKIVEERKKLDERLENILLKFIEYANRLKNINDFNPVEIRVNEKSDAVGKTLAELRFWDVTGATVIAIKRGEDVIISPGPNEKIKGGDYLVLIGSKEAFKKSISLVDNYTDINFP, encoded by the coding sequence ATGTCTGAAATTGTAAGGCCGAGATATGAGTATATTGCTTTTGATATTGCTAAAAGAATTGTAGAGGGAGAGTTTAATGAGGATGAGAGATTATACGGTAGGTCAAATCTTGCAGGGCTATACAAAGTTTCACCTGAAACAATACGGCGTGCTATTTCCCTTTTACAAGACATGGGAGTAGTTGTTTCAGAACAAGGTAAAGGGGTAATTGTTAAATCGAAAGAAGCGGCACGAAGATATATAAATCAATTTAATGAAAAAAAAACCTTAGAGGTCTTAAAAAATGAATTGGTTAAAATCGTCGAAGAAAGAAAAAAACTTGATGAAAGGTTGGAAAATATTTTGCTAAAATTTATAGAATACGCTAATAGATTAAAAAATATAAATGACTTTAATCCTGTTGAAATTCGCGTTAATGAGAAAAGCGATGCTGTAGGTAAGACTTTGGCTGAGTTAAGATTTTGGGATGTTACAGGTGCAACCGTAATAGCTATAAAGAGAGGAGAAGACGTAATTATTTCTCCTGGTCCCAATGAGAAAATTAAAGGTGGAGATTATTTAGTTCTTATAGGAAGTAAGGAGGCTTTCAAAAAAAGTATATCTCTAGTCGATAACTATACTGATATTAATTTTCCCTAG